The Fusobacterium perfoetens ATCC 29250 genome includes a window with the following:
- the mnmG gene encoding tRNA uridine-5-carboxymethylaminomethyl(34) synthesis enzyme MnmG, whose protein sequence is MENLYDVIVVGGGHGGVEAALASARLGRKTLLITLSLDTISMMSCNPSIGGPGKSNLVAELDILGGEMGRHIDKYNLQLKDLNTSKGPAARITRGQADKYLYRVKMKDLVESTDNLDSLQESVDEIIVEDGKIKGVVTSLGLRYYSKAVVLATGTFLNGRIVIGDIEYVGGRQGEKAAEKLSDSIIKAGIHMERYQTATPPRLDKKTVDFSKMEELEGERHPRYFSLFTEKEENNVVPTWLTHTTEKTIETIQELLKYSPIVSGIIETHGPRHCPSIDRKVLNFPEKKNHQIFLELESSESNELYVNGLTTAMPPFAQDAILKTIAGLENAKVMRYGYAVEYDYIPAYQMYPSLENKIVEGLFTAGQINGTSGYEEAAAQGFIAGVNAARKTMGKDPVIIDRSEGYIGVLIDDIIHKKTPEPYRALPSRSEYRLTLRFDNGFMRLLDKAIEIGLLSEDKIEMLKEAKANVLKEVEHLKEVKVPMRLANEILEKYGSDKKLTKGITANELLKFKELTYEDMAKELGLDIENYPKFVRSQIETITKYDIFIKREMEQIEKFKRLEGIMIPKDFDFENIQGISNIARAGLCEVRPLSIGEASRISGVTGNDIAILLGNINKK, encoded by the coding sequence ATGGAAAATTTATATGACGTTATAGTTGTTGGTGGAGGTCATGGAGGTGTTGAGGCAGCCCTTGCTTCTGCTAGACTTGGAAGAAAAACTTTACTTATAACTTTATCTTTAGATACAATTTCAATGATGTCTTGTAATCCATCAATCGGTGGTCCTGGAAAAAGTAATTTAGTGGCTGAACTTGATATTTTAGGTGGAGAGATGGGAAGACATATTGATAAATATAATCTTCAACTAAAAGACTTAAATACAAGTAAAGGTCCTGCTGCTAGAATAACAAGAGGACAGGCTGATAAATATCTATATAGAGTTAAAATGAAAGATTTAGTAGAATCTACTGATAATTTAGATTCATTACAAGAAAGTGTAGATGAAATCATAGTAGAGGACGGAAAAATAAAAGGGGTTGTAACTTCTTTAGGGCTTAGATACTATTCTAAAGCTGTTGTTTTAGCTACAGGAACTTTCTTAAATGGGAGAATAGTTATAGGAGATATTGAGTATGTAGGTGGAAGACAAGGAGAAAAAGCAGCTGAAAAGCTTTCTGATAGTATTATAAAAGCTGGAATTCATATGGAGAGATATCAAACAGCTACACCTCCTAGACTTGATAAAAAGACAGTAGATTTTTCTAAAATGGAGGAATTAGAGGGAGAAAGACACCCTAGATATTTCTCTTTATTTACTGAAAAAGAGGAAAATAATGTAGTACCTACTTGGCTTACTCATACAACTGAAAAAACTATTGAAACTATACAAGAATTACTTAAATATTCTCCAATAGTATCTGGAATTATAGAAACTCACGGACCTAGACATTGTCCATCTATTGATAGAAAAGTTCTTAACTTCCCAGAAAAGAAAAATCATCAAATTTTCTTAGAGTTAGAGTCAAGTGAATCAAATGAACTTTATGTAAATGGACTTACAACAGCTATGCCTCCTTTTGCTCAAGATGCTATATTAAAAACAATAGCTGGGCTTGAGAATGCCAAAGTAATGAGATATGGTTATGCTGTAGAATATGATTATATACCAGCTTATCAAATGTATCCAAGTCTTGAAAATAAAATTGTAGAAGGATTATTTACAGCTGGACAAATAAATGGTACTTCTGGTTATGAAGAGGCAGCTGCTCAAGGATTTATAGCTGGTGTTAACGCTGCTAGAAAGACTATGGGAAAAGACCCTGTAATAATTGATAGAAGTGAGGGATATATTGGTGTTTTAATAGATGATATTATTCATAAGAAAACTCCAGAACCTTATAGAGCTTTACCATCTAGGTCAGAATATAGATTAACTTTAAGATTTGATAATGGATTTATGAGACTTTTGGATAAAGCTATTGAAATAGGACTTTTATCAGAAGATAAAATAGAGATGTTAAAAGAGGCTAAAGCAAATGTTTTAAAAGAAGTAGAACATTTAAAAGAGGTAAAAGTACCTATGAGATTGGCCAATGAGATATTAGAAAAATATGGTTCTGATAAAAAACTTACTAAGGGAATTACAGCTAATGAGTTACTTAAATTTAAAGAGTTAACTTATGAGGATATGGCTAAAGAATTAGGTTTAGATATAGAAAATTATCCTAAGTTTGTAAGAAGTCAAATTGAAACAATAACTAAATACGATATATTTATTAAAAGAGAGATGGAACAAATTGAAAAATTCAAAAGATTAGAGGGTATAATGATACCTAAAGATTTTGATTTTGAAAATATACAAGGTATATCAAATATAGCTAGAGCTGGACTTTGTGAAGTAAGACCACTCTCAATAGGAGAAGCTAGTAGAATAAGTGGAGTAACAGGAAACGATATAGCTATATTATTAGGAAATATAAATAAAAAATAA
- the mnmE gene encoding tRNA uridine-5-carboxymethylaminomethyl(34) synthesis GTPase MnmE translates to MMFDTIAAISTPRGEGGIGIVRLSGDKAIEILGKIFKPKSQKKVEDIKSYTINYGHIYDKDILVDEVLVSVMKGPNTYTREDIVEINCHGGYLITEKVLELVLKNGCKIAEPGEFTRRAFLNGRLDLTQAEAVIDLIHGKTEKSISLSLNNLRGDLKEQIAHLKKILLDVAAHVNVVLDYPEEGVDEPMPDNLVRDLHNVHDTITKLVESYDKGKMIKEGIKTAIVGKPNVGKSSLLNSILREERAIVTSIAGTTRDTIEEIINIKGIPLVMVDTAGIRETQDEVENIGVQKSKKVLQEADLVLFVMDSSRELSEEDKEIYENIQSEKVIGILNKIDIERKLDITSLTKVKKWIEISALENIGIENLENEIYNFILSENIEDSSEKLIITNIRHKSALEKTKQAIENIFETMDMGYPMDLIAVDLNDAMDSLSEVTGEISSEDLLDHIFSNFCVGK, encoded by the coding sequence ATAATGTTTGATACTATCGCTGCTATATCTACACCTCGTGGTGAAGGTGGAATAGGTATAGTTAGATTATCTGGAGATAAAGCTATTGAGATATTAGGAAAAATTTTTAAGCCTAAATCTCAAAAAAAAGTTGAAGATATAAAAAGTTATACAATCAATTATGGACATATTTATGATAAGGATATTTTAGTAGATGAAGTATTGGTATCTGTTATGAAAGGGCCTAATACTTATACTAGAGAGGATATTGTAGAGATAAATTGCCATGGTGGATATTTAATAACTGAAAAAGTGTTGGAATTAGTATTAAAAAATGGATGTAAAATAGCTGAACCTGGTGAGTTTACAAGAAGAGCTTTTTTAAATGGAAGACTTGATTTGACTCAGGCTGAAGCTGTAATAGATTTAATCCATGGAAAAACAGAAAAAAGTATATCTCTTTCTTTAAACAATTTGAGAGGAGATTTAAAAGAACAAATAGCTCATCTTAAAAAGATACTTTTAGATGTAGCTGCTCATGTTAATGTAGTCTTAGATTATCCAGAGGAAGGTGTAGATGAGCCAATGCCAGATAATCTTGTAAGAGATTTACATAATGTACATGATACAATAACAAAACTTGTAGAATCATATGATAAAGGTAAGATGATAAAAGAGGGTATAAAAACAGCTATTGTCGGAAAGCCTAATGTTGGAAAATCTAGCCTTTTAAACTCAATTTTAAGAGAGGAAAGAGCAATAGTAACAAGTATTGCTGGTACTACAAGAGATACAATAGAGGAAATTATTAATATTAAAGGAATACCATTAGTAATGGTAGATACAGCTGGAATTAGAGAAACTCAAGATGAAGTTGAAAATATTGGGGTTCAAAAATCTAAAAAAGTTTTACAAGAAGCAGATTTAGTATTGTTTGTAATGGATTCTTCAAGAGAGTTATCTGAAGAAGATAAAGAAATATATGAAAATATCCAAAGTGAAAAAGTAATAGGAATACTAAATAAGATAGATATTGAGAGAAAATTGGATATAACTTCTCTAACTAAGGTTAAGAAGTGGATAGAGATATCAGCTCTTGAAAATATCGGTATAGAAAATCTTGAAAATGAAATTTATAATTTTATCCTATCTGAAAATATTGAAGATAGTTCTGAAAAGCTTATAATCACAAATATAAGACATAAATCAGCTCTTGAAAAAACAAAGCAAGCTATAGAAAATATTTTTGAAACAATGGATATGGGTTACCCAATGGATTTAATAGCTGTAGATTTAAACGACGCTATGGATTCATTATCAGAGGTAACTGGAGAGATATCTAGTGAAGATTTATTAGACCATATATTTAGTAATTTCTGTGTAGGTAAATAG
- a CDS encoding protein jag, with product MAEVIEVKAMNSEEAKKRAARVLSISEEQIIDVIEKVKSKSFLGLFSKEGVYDVTYVTSLDELKKEEAKEEVVEEVKVVEEKVIEVEPIDERHTARDLRKERNERKAKKPLEKKEKPVKVAIVNEKKEEEVEKVIVNVEPKEEIVEKILTSTRELIKNMGLNLNVEFTGTIGRNYVINLSGEDKGIIIGKKGKTLNSFEYLLNSLIKEVRIEIDVEGFKEKRNETLVELANKMAIKAIKSRKTIRLNPMPPRERKIIHEIINQYPELDTYSEGKDPKRYIIIKRKR from the coding sequence ATGGCAGAAGTTATAGAAGTAAAAGCTATGAACAGTGAAGAAGCTAAAAAAAGAGCTGCAAGAGTTTTAAGTATATCAGAAGAACAAATTATAGATGTTATAGAGAAAGTAAAAAGTAAATCTTTTTTAGGATTATTTTCTAAAGAAGGTGTCTATGATGTAACTTATGTAACTTCTTTAGATGAATTAAAAAAAGAAGAAGCAAAAGAGGAAGTTGTAGAAGAAGTTAAAGTAGTAGAGGAAAAAGTCATTGAAGTAGAACCAATTGATGAAAGACATACTGCTAGAGATTTAAGAAAAGAAAGAAATGAAAGAAAAGCTAAAAAACCTTTAGAGAAAAAAGAAAAACCAGTTAAAGTAGCTATAGTTAATGAAAAAAAAGAGGAAGAAGTTGAAAAAGTAATAGTTAATGTAGAGCCAAAAGAGGAAATTGTAGAAAAAATATTAACTTCTACAAGAGAGTTAATCAAAAATATGGGATTAAACTTAAATGTAGAATTTACAGGAACTATTGGAAGAAACTATGTAATTAACCTTTCTGGAGAAGATAAAGGGATTATTATTGGTAAAAAAGGAAAAACTTTAAATAGTTTTGAATATCTATTAAACTCTCTTATAAAAGAAGTTAGAATAGAGATTGATGTAGAAGGATTTAAAGAAAAAAGAAATGAAACTTTAGTAGAATTAGCTAATAAAATGGCTATAAAAGCTATTAAAAGTAGAAAAACTATAAGATTAAATCCTATGCCTCCTAGAGAAAGAAAGATAATTCACGAAATTATCAATCAATACCCAGAATTAGATACTTATAGTGAAGGAAAAGACCCAAAAAGATATATTATTATTAAGAGAAAAAGATAA
- a CDS encoding YidC/Oxa1 family membrane protein insertase, with protein sequence MSFLYAIFEKLLVMFHGMTGNFGVAIILLTIFIKIVLLPLTLKQDKSMKEMKKLQPKIEEIKKKYGSDPQLMNQKTMELYKEHKVNPAGGCLPILIQLPILWALFGVLRKEGVVPDESFLWFSLVTPDPYFVLPILNGVVSFVQQKVMGSSDNPQMKNMMYMFPIMMVFISYKMPGGLQLYWLVSSLTGVIQQYFVMKKGE encoded by the coding sequence ATGAGTTTTTTATACGCAATATTTGAGAAGCTTTTAGTTATGTTTCATGGAATGACAGGAAATTTTGGAGTAGCAATTATATTACTTACAATATTTATTAAGATTGTATTATTACCTCTTACATTAAAACAAGATAAGTCAATGAAAGAGATGAAGAAATTACAACCAAAAATTGAGGAGATTAAAAAGAAATATGGTTCTGACCCTCAATTAATGAATCAAAAAACAATGGAACTTTATAAGGAACATAAAGTTAATCCAGCAGGTGGATGTCTACCTATTCTTATTCAATTACCTATTTTATGGGCTTTATTCGGTGTATTAAGAAAAGAAGGAGTTGTACCAGATGAGTCTTTCTTATGGTTTTCATTAGTAACTCCAGACCCATATTTTGTATTACCAATATTAAATGGAGTAGTATCATTTGTACAACAAAAAGTTATGGGAAGCAGCGACAATCCTCAAATGAAAAATATGATGTATATGTTCCCTATAATGATGGTATTTATTTCTTATAAAATGCCTGGTGGATTACAATTATATTGGTTAGTATCAAGTTTAACAGGGGTTATACAACAATATTTCGTTATGAAAAAAGGAGAGTAG
- the yidD gene encoding membrane protein insertion efficiency factor YidD, translating into MKKIVLLLIKGYQKFLSPFLGKNCIFIPTCSAYTYEAIEKYGIIRGGFLGIKRILRCHPYSQGGYDPVPELKNNKEKR; encoded by the coding sequence TTGAAAAAAATAGTTTTACTATTAATTAAGGGATATCAAAAGTTCTTATCCCCTTTTTTAGGTAAAAATTGTATATTTATCCCAACTTGTTCAGCTTATACCTATGAAGCTATTGAAAAATATGGTATAATAAGAGGAGGTTTTTTAGGGATAAAGAGAATATTAAGATGTCACCCTTATAGTCAAGGGGGATATGACCCAGTGCCAGAATTAAAAAATAATAAGGAGAAAAGGTAG
- the rnpA gene encoding ribonuclease P protein component, whose translation MEKLVKNAEFQKVYNYGKKTYGIYSLVFFLKNNLEYNRCGFVASKKIGNAVCRNRIKRLFREYYRSSEDKIQKGYDVIFVGKKNAGEKFKELKFQEMKEDLDKVFSKAKLFKD comes from the coding sequence ATGGAAAAGTTAGTGAAAAATGCTGAATTTCAAAAAGTTTATAATTATGGAAAGAAAACTTATGGAATTTATTCCCTTGTATTTTTTTTAAAGAATAATTTAGAATATAATAGATGTGGCTTCGTAGCTAGTAAAAAAATTGGAAATGCTGTTTGTAGAAATAGAATAAAAAGATTGTTTAGAGAATATTATAGAAGTTCTGAAGATAAAATACAAAAAGGGTATGATGTTATTTTTGTTGGTAAGAAAAACGCAGGAGAAAAATTTAAGGAACTAAAGTTCCAGGAGATGAAAGAAGATCTTGATAAAGTTTTTAGTAAAGCAAAGCTTTTTAAAGATTAA
- the rpmH gene encoding 50S ribosomal protein L34, translating into MKFHTYQPNNRKYKKDHGFRARMKTKGGRQVLKRRRAKGRKKLSA; encoded by the coding sequence ATGAAATTCCATACATATCAACCAAATAATAGAAAATACAAAAAAGACCACGGATTTAGAGCAAGAATGAAAACTAAAGGTGGAAGACAAGTATTAAAAAGAAGAAGAGCTAAAGGAAGAAAAAAATTATCAGCATAG